The genome window TACCTAGAAactacgaaaaattgaatttaaccGAAActtgtcgtggcgagaccggcGCCGGTCggcaaaaacctaaaaatctaaaaatttcatggCATTTACCTATAACAAACTCGAGTCAATGGTTTGCAGGAATGATTAGCTGCGCTCAGCTTAATGCACAATCCAACACCGATTGGATTTCCCGTGGAGTTTCCAACTACAAAACTATTTatcgaaactttttggaatatcAATTTGATCAAATCTCGATCTGGATGGGGAGCTATCGCAAATTGAAAGTATTCTTTTACAAAAGACTCTTCATCGGCGTCATATGATGATGGATGATGCtcgagattttgaaaattgcgagCAACACCCGGAATATAGTAGGCTTCTATTTCTCCATCTTCGTTTCTGCTCAACTTTCCGGCAATTCTCATTACGAGTCGAATCGAGTCGTTCGCAACTTCATTATGAgtctgaaatatgaaaatattagaaataaATTGTAATATAACCATGAAATCTCCTACTTTAATAGCTTTACACTCCACTTTATGCAGCTTCCAGTCAGCTCTTTGACATTCTTGTGAGCAATAAGCAAGCCGTCGGCAGGCGCTGCACTTTTTGAGTTCTGCCATACTCGTAAGGCATTGATTACAATATGATTCGACTTGATCTCGTGCAAGAGCAAATGCGTACACATTTTCGTGGAGGGCGTCTGGGGGAAGATTCATTGGGAACTGAaagaattatttgaataatttttttttaacgggttttttaaaattaaattttataaaaaaaattaaatttaaaaaaaacttcatcgattgtaaataattttctgaaattaaaaattgaagaaaatgagaaaaatcgataaaagaaTCTCTACAGTatttttaaaggcacacacccacacacaattttcaatgtcATTCGTGCCGAGACCATTCTGCAATAATGCGCCCTTCTTTAAACTCATAGAAGTGAATTTGTTTAATCGATGTTTTTCAGTCAATAAAgcctcattttttgaaaaaatatttttttcgagtaTTAGCAACTCGTCTTCTATAATCGacaatataaaaatatgagttttcttcatttcaatTCATAGAATCAGTTTTGAATGGGAATGGAATGGACGGGAAGAAGGGAAggaaaaatgtccgaaaattgagaatacaccgaaataaataaaattattttgagaacGAAAAACCGTGAGAAACGAAactgttttcagaaattcgaaaaagaagGATAcacaacaaaagaaaaaaatggtgaaataaaacagaaaaatgggcGATATTTCCAATGAGCAAAAAGATTAGTTGAGTCCGATCGTGTTCCAGAACTTGTTGAGCAATCCGTCAGGTGCCTTGCGAACCGATGGGGTTCCctgtaaaatcttttttaattgGTTAGAAGGATTGAATCAATGAAATGCTTACGTTTGTTCTTTGATCGGCAGCCAATGGTCTCATTCCGACACCAGAACGGACGGAAATACGAGAAGAACTGAAaacataaacaattttttgtggaaatattaattgaattgtgaaaaattaactttttctttttcacattttcaaagtggagtagcgctagactacaaactacaaacttcgCTTTAGCAGATTCAagtataaaatttagatttttatgaattttttactaaaaatttctaatcatACTTGAGCGAGTTATTTGCATCAAAAACATTCGACGAGTTGAGCACACTGTTCTCATTGTGATTAACTGATTGATCGGCCATATCGTTCTCCACAAATGAGTTATACATGGAAGCAGATCGGTTTGCAGCTGCAGCAATGTTAGATGATCGAGCAACAATTCCGGATGCTGAGCCGTTGATCACGtcctgtaaattttaaaattaaaataaaaaataaatatatccTTTTTACTTACCTTATTTGTGCACTGAACGACTCCAATAAATGTATCCTGATCGAGGAGAGTTCCGTTTCGAGAAATAGCTTGTTGAGCGTGTGTGACACACGAATAGCGCATATGTATGAAGTTTCCTTTTGATGGAGTCTGATGACTAACTACTTCCCCGTGCCGCGAGaataaattcaacaaaatcgACACTTGGCTTGGCTGAAATCCAAAAACAGTGACCCAGGTATCAGCTGCGTCGGCTTCTTCTTCCATTGGTTGTTCTTCTGCTTCAGCCAACCTGGATGTGACTCGTTGAGTGATTGGAGTGGAAAGTGGTGTTGATCTGGCAGTGAATGTATTTCGTCTGGAGATCTTTTTCGCTGGTTCAACTTTGTCGCGAAGAGATCGAAGAGGTggtgctgaaaatcaattttattttaaatattcgcgaaaaaatgtaaattctaACCATGCATCGCTTGACCACCGAAAGATGATGTCTGAATCGACTGAGGAGCTGGCTTTGTCGGCGCCGAAAATGATGAATTTCCTCCGAAAGACAAGTTGGCAGGTGTATTCTGTGTTTGTGCCGCCGACTTTTCACCAGATTGCACCAAAGATGGAGACCAATGAACTGATTTAGAGC of Caenorhabditis elegans chromosome II contains these proteins:
- the npp-19 gene encoding Nucleoporin NUP35 (Confirmed by transcript evidence), with product MFSHLNQNTSGRHNSMDLNNSSISNFGTPVEQSTPALLFGKRKATVPSSYTASPLNTASAPCSDIFAVSAPAVPQHLKDTPGSKSVHWSPSLVQSGEKSAAQTQNTPANLSFGGNSSFSAPTKPAPQSIQTSSFGGQAMHAPPLRSLRDKVEPAKKISRRNTFTARSTPLSTPITQRVTSRLAEAEEQPMEEEADAADTWVTVFGFQPSQVSILLNLFSRHGEVVSHQTPSKGNFIHMRYSCVTHAQQAISRNGTLLDQDTFIGVVQCTNKDVINGSASGIVARSSNIAAAANRSASMYNSFVENDMADQSVNHNENSVLNSSNVFDANNSLNSSRISVRSGVGMRPLAADQRTNILQGTPSVRKAPDGLLNKFWNTIGLN
- the npp-19 gene encoding Nucleoporin NUP35 (Confirmed by transcript evidence), giving the protein MFSHLNQNTSGRHNSMDLNNSSISNFGTPVEQSTPALLFGKRKATVPSSYTASPLNTASAPCSDIFAVSAPAVPQHLKDTPGSKSVHWSPSLVQSGEKSAAQTQNTPANLSFGGNSSFSAPTKPAPQSIQTSSFGGQAMHAPPLRSLRDKVEPAKKISRRNTFTARSTPLSTPITQRVTSRLAEAEEQPMEEEADAADTWVTVFGFQPSQVSILLNLFSRHGEVVSHQTPSKGNFIHMRYSCVTHAQQAISRNGTLLDQDTFIGVVQCTNKDVINGSASGIVARSSNIAAAANRSASMYNSFVENDMADQSVNHNENSVLNSSNVFDANNSLNSSRISVRSGVGMRPLAADQRTNGTPSVRKAPDGLLNKFWNTIGLN